From the genome of Gemmatimonadaceae bacterium, one region includes:
- a CDS encoding S9 family peptidase: protein MRAAWSTVARRATALLLLAITPPLAAQAADTTDTADLPRPVPGDIGLAGSDKPAIARYLDVRSATDPSPSPDGEQVSFITSTTGLPQIWAVSVASGFPGVPAPHQLTFAETGVTSQAWSPAGGWIFYASDRGGDERDGYYLISPDGLEERELVPPDSSSRVFGGWSPDGRRIAFTSTARNGADFDVYIQDIPPNGKSEPPRRVFDASGAVTVEAWRPDGNALLLSRARGETTNDLFLLDLTTGAVDTLFAPDSAASFRSAAWSQDGRGFYLSTDDGRDIAGLAYYDTTARALTWIGVSRHPVDAVSLSGDGRWLAWTEDVAGTSALHLLDLRGAGTEQQPPLPDGTYHIGWAPRADVLVIRAAGVEVPGDVYLYDVDRHRLTRATRSTTAGLDPDDFVAPRAVSFAGWGGDTIHGLLYLPSDAGKHKPPVLLALHDGPSSHATATFHPLFQYLVTRGIAVLDLDYRGSTGYGRRYTQLDDGRHRADAVRDMGAAMDWLAHSRLADTSRAAVYGRSYGGFMALAALALLPDRFKAGVAISGVSNWVAALAASPPMRAAIDRAEYGTVDDSTNRQFLLDISPISHVDSIRAPLMVIHDTQDPHDPVAAADRFVRAVRANGGAVEYLRFPDGGRGLRVASNRVLAYRRVAAFLERALARAAPERSR from the coding sequence ATGCGCGCTGCGTGGTCGACGGTCGCCCGGCGCGCGACGGCACTTTTGCTGCTCGCCATCACGCCACCGCTCGCGGCGCAGGCCGCCGACACAACCGATACCGCGGATCTCCCGCGCCCGGTTCCCGGTGACATCGGTCTCGCAGGCTCGGATAAACCTGCCATCGCGCGCTATCTCGATGTGCGCTCGGCAACGGATCCATCGCCATCGCCCGACGGCGAACAGGTTTCGTTCATCACGAGCACCACGGGTCTGCCGCAGATCTGGGCCGTTAGCGTGGCGAGCGGTTTTCCCGGAGTGCCCGCGCCTCACCAGTTGACGTTCGCCGAAACCGGCGTCACATCGCAAGCCTGGTCGCCGGCCGGCGGCTGGATCTTCTACGCATCCGACCGCGGCGGCGATGAACGCGACGGCTATTACCTGATTTCTCCCGACGGGCTCGAGGAGCGCGAGCTCGTGCCGCCCGATTCCTCATCTCGCGTCTTCGGCGGATGGTCGCCCGACGGACGGCGCATCGCGTTCACGTCCACGGCGCGCAATGGCGCGGACTTCGACGTCTACATCCAGGACATTCCGCCTAACGGGAAATCCGAGCCGCCGCGCCGCGTGTTCGACGCGTCGGGCGCCGTGACCGTCGAGGCGTGGCGGCCCGATGGCAACGCCCTCCTCTTGTCTCGCGCGCGAGGCGAGACGACGAACGACCTCTTCCTCCTCGACCTGACCACCGGCGCCGTGGATACGCTGTTCGCACCCGACAGCGCCGCCTCCTTTCGCAGCGCTGCGTGGTCCCAGGACGGCCGCGGCTTCTACCTGTCCACCGACGACGGCCGCGACATCGCCGGCCTCGCCTACTACGACACCACCGCGCGCGCGCTCACGTGGATCGGCGTTAGTCGTCATCCGGTCGACGCCGTGTCGTTGTCCGGCGACGGGCGATGGCTTGCGTGGACGGAGGACGTCGCCGGCACGAGCGCGCTGCACCTCCTCGATCTCCGCGGCGCAGGCACCGAGCAACAGCCTCCGCTTCCCGACGGCACGTACCACATCGGCTGGGCGCCGCGCGCCGACGTCCTGGTGATTCGCGCCGCCGGTGTCGAGGTGCCGGGCGATGTATATCTCTACGACGTGGACAGGCACCGCCTAACGCGAGCGACGCGGTCCACGACCGCGGGGCTCGATCCGGATGACTTCGTCGCACCGCGCGCGGTGTCGTTTGCCGGCTGGGGCGGCGACACGATCCACGGATTGCTCTACCTGCCGTCCGACGCGGGCAAACACAAACCGCCGGTGCTGCTCGCGCTGCATGACGGGCCGTCCAGCCACGCGACGGCGACATTCCACCCGCTGTTTCAGTATCTCGTCACCCGCGGCATCGCCGTGCTCGACCTCGACTACCGCGGTTCGACCGGCTACGGCCGACGATACACGCAACTGGACGACGGCCGTCATCGCGCCGATGCGGTGCGTGACATGGGTGCGGCAATGGACTGGCTCGCACATTCCCGCCTGGCAGACACCTCGCGCGCCGCGGTGTACGGCAGGTCATATGGCGGATTCATGGCGTTGGCCGCGCTCGCCCTGCTCCCCGACCGGTTCAAGGCAGGCGTCGCAATTTCGGGGGTGTCTAACTGGGTCGCCGCGCTGGCCGCTTCGCCGCCGATGCGCGCGGCCATCGATCGCGCCGAATACGGAACCGTGGATGACAGTACGAACCGCCAATTTCTGCTCGACATCTCACCGATCTCGCACGTCGACAGCATTCGCGCCCCGCTCATGGTGATCCACGACACGCAGGATCCACACGACCCGGTGGCCGCGGCCGACCGGTTCGTTCGCGCCGTCCGCGCGAATGGCGGAGCGGTCGAGTATCTGCGCTTTCCCGACGGAGGGCGGGGCCTTCGGGTGGCGTCCAATCGGGTGCTCGCCTACCGTCGCGTCGCGGCGTTTCTCGAGCGCGCACTCGCGCGCGCGGCGCCGGAGCGATCGCGATGA
- a CDS encoding MarR family winged helix-turn-helix transcriptional regulator — MATNTIRRPAPARTRKDSADLTAALDAIRRIVQSLRVSARAAERRLGVSGAQLFVLHALAEAPAHSLNELAARTFTHQSSVSVVVDRLVRRRLVSRTRSAEDGRRVVLALTPSGRSLLRSSPEVAQIRLIGALRNLSGSECRVLARHLGRIVREMGVTDAPALFFEDAMQQPIRASNTRRRSTAPTH; from the coding sequence ATGGCCACCAATACGATTCGCCGGCCCGCTCCGGCTCGCACGCGCAAAGACTCGGCTGACCTCACCGCCGCCCTCGATGCCATTCGCCGGATCGTGCAATCGCTCCGCGTCTCCGCTCGCGCCGCCGAACGACGCCTCGGCGTGAGCGGTGCCCAACTGTTCGTGCTGCACGCGCTCGCCGAAGCCCCGGCCCACTCGCTCAACGAGCTCGCCGCCCGAACGTTCACGCACCAGAGCTCGGTGTCGGTCGTCGTCGACCGCCTCGTGCGGCGCCGTCTCGTCTCGCGCACCCGCTCCGCCGAAGATGGCCGCCGCGTCGTGCTCGCACTCACGCCGTCCGGACGGTCCCTGCTTCGCTCGTCGCCAGAGGTCGCCCAGATCCGCCTCATCGGTGCGCTGCGCAATCTCTCGGGCTCGGAGTGCCGCGTGCTCGCGCGACATCTGGGACGCATCGTGCGCGAAATGGGCGTCACGGATGCGCCCGCCCTCTTCTTCGAGGACGCGATGCAGCAGCCCATCCGCGCGTCGAACACGCGTCGGCGCTCGACGGCCCCGACGCACTGA
- a CDS encoding helix-turn-helix domain-containing protein — MDIRERLLGAAAQVYAEAGYRGATTRRIAQQAGVSEITLFRQFGSKEALMLEALTAASRTAVLALPDVPTDPVRELAEWSRGRFETLFRIRSLLRKVMSEVEEHPEIINCAKSYPRHPVNFLEQYVRRLQERGWAAGDIDPRVAAAMLVGAIFTEAMVRDMIPEVYSYGIEEALDGYVRLFLRAIGCDAGAAAVAVRET; from the coding sequence ATGGATATACGCGAACGGCTGCTGGGCGCCGCGGCCCAGGTATACGCCGAGGCTGGATATCGAGGCGCGACGACGCGGCGCATCGCGCAGCAGGCGGGCGTGAGTGAAATCACGCTATTCCGCCAGTTCGGGTCGAAAGAAGCGCTGATGCTCGAGGCGTTGACAGCGGCGAGCCGCACGGCGGTGTTGGCGCTGCCGGACGTCCCGACGGATCCGGTGCGGGAGCTCGCCGAGTGGAGTCGCGGGCGATTCGAGACGCTGTTTCGAATTCGGTCGCTGCTGCGGAAGGTGATGTCCGAGGTGGAGGAGCATCCCGAGATCATCAATTGCGCCAAGAGCTATCCGCGTCATCCGGTGAACTTCCTCGAGCAATACGTGCGGCGGTTGCAGGAGCGCGGTTGGGCGGCCGGCGACATCGATCCGAGGGTCGCAGCGGCAATGCTGGTCGGCGCGATTTTCACGGAGGCAATGGTGCGGGACATGATACCGGAGGTTTACTCGTACGGGATCGAGGAGGCGCTCGACGGCTACGTGCGATTGTTCCTGCGCGCGATCGGCTGCGATGCGGGCGCGGCGGCCGTCGCGGTGCGGGAGACGTGA
- a CDS encoding TolC family protein codes for MSAHRWHAVAWGAALAAATAVPLGAQAADSTRRMSLDDALTLAESRSEDVAIAQAGVERARGQETKAHSGYWPQISGSLSYTRTLKSIFQNFAIDTTGAPPSCDTFHPNPSAPLDQRVALLEQAFGCAPSSGNLFSEFSSVGFGSANQYTLGLSVTQNLFSGGRVGAQVKEAGAQRETAAIGLTAARAQLILQVTQAYYDAALSDRLLEIAVATLAQADTTLSQTRLAKNVGNQPEFDLLRAQVTRDNQVPVVIQRRSSRDLAYLRLKQALNLPLDQPVALTTALGDTGSAVSTRLASLLAATPDTTSARRAPVREADEAVVADRAALRVAKAQRIPSLTVSSQFGREAFPNSGFPDWSQFRSNWTVTGGIQVPLFTGGSIHGDEMIAEANLRESEARERQTRQLAALDTRDAVSQLEAAQAQFAASEGTVEQAVQAYRIAEVRYREGISPQTELSDSRISLQQAQANRAQAARDLQVARVRFALLHDLPISASVAPNAGTMTAPQQPAQSLTVPPVMTVMPAQPAPGVLTNTSPNPSGGPL; via the coding sequence GTGAGCGCGCATCGGTGGCACGCGGTTGCGTGGGGTGCGGCGCTGGCGGCTGCCACGGCGGTGCCGTTAGGCGCGCAGGCGGCAGACTCGACGCGGCGCATGTCGCTCGATGACGCGCTCACGCTGGCCGAGTCGCGGAGCGAAGACGTTGCGATCGCGCAGGCTGGGGTAGAGCGCGCGCGCGGCCAGGAGACGAAGGCGCATAGCGGATACTGGCCGCAGATCTCGGGTTCGCTCTCGTACACGCGAACGCTCAAGTCGATCTTCCAGAACTTTGCGATCGATACGACGGGGGCGCCGCCGTCGTGCGACACGTTTCATCCGAATCCCTCGGCGCCGTTGGACCAGCGGGTTGCGTTGCTCGAGCAGGCGTTCGGGTGCGCGCCGTCGTCGGGCAATCTGTTCAGCGAATTCTCGAGCGTGGGGTTCGGATCGGCGAACCAGTACACGCTCGGGTTGTCGGTGACGCAGAACCTGTTCTCGGGCGGGCGCGTCGGCGCGCAGGTGAAGGAGGCGGGTGCGCAGCGGGAGACGGCCGCGATCGGCCTAACGGCGGCGCGGGCGCAGCTGATCCTGCAGGTGACGCAGGCCTACTACGACGCCGCGTTGAGCGACCGGCTGCTCGAGATTGCCGTGGCGACGCTCGCGCAGGCGGACACGACGCTCTCGCAGACGCGTCTGGCGAAGAACGTCGGCAATCAGCCGGAGTTCGATCTCTTGCGTGCGCAGGTGACGCGCGACAACCAGGTGCCGGTGGTGATTCAGCGCCGCTCGAGCCGGGATCTCGCGTACCTGCGGCTCAAGCAAGCGCTCAACCTGCCGCTCGACCAACCGGTGGCACTGACGACCGCGTTAGGCGACACGGGATCGGCCGTGTCGACGCGGTTGGCGTCGCTGCTCGCCGCGACGCCGGACACGACGTCGGCGCGTCGCGCGCCGGTGCGGGAAGCGGACGAGGCGGTGGTCGCGGATCGCGCGGCGCTCAGGGTGGCGAAGGCGCAGCGCATTCCGTCGCTGACGGTGTCGTCGCAGTTCGGGCGCGAGGCCTTTCCGAATTCCGGGTTTCCGGATTGGAGCCAGTTCCGGTCCAACTGGACGGTGACGGGCGGCATCCAGGTTCCGCTGTTCACGGGCGGCTCGATTCACGGCGATGAAATGATCGCCGAGGCGAATCTTCGGGAGTCGGAGGCGCGCGAGCGTCAGACGCGCCAGCTGGCGGCGCTCGACACGCGGGACGCGGTGTCGCAGCTCGAAGCGGCGCAGGCGCAGTTCGCGGCGAGCGAGGGCACGGTGGAGCAGGCGGTGCAGGCGTATCGAATCGCGGAAGTGCGGTATCGGGAGGGTATTTCGCCGCAGACCGAGCTTTCGGATTCGCGGATTTCGCTGCAGCAGGCGCAGGCGAACCGGGCGCAGGCGGCGCGCGACCTTCAGGTGGCGCGGGTGCGGTTTGCGTTGCTGCACGATCTGCCGATTTCGGCGAGCGTGGCGCCTAACGCCGGGACGATGACGGCGCCGCAGCAGCCGGCGCAGTCGCTGACCGTGCCGCCGGTGATGACGGTGATGCCGGCGCAGCCGGCGCCGGGCGTGCTGACCAACACGTCGCCTAACCCATCGGGAGGACCGCTATGA
- a CDS encoding efflux RND transporter periplasmic adaptor subunit: MTPLGRRRYGWAVRGGAVVASAAIVVACRGNGAARASAPAAVEVGRENVAVAAVEQLQSGPAVSGTLEARQTATLRAEVAGPVLQTYVDRGQSVRRGALLARIDDTALRQAALSAQSAARSAKLSLDNAQRNLDRSAALEKAGAIAERDLESAQSALAAAAAANEDAQARLTQARQTLDKTFVRAPFDGQVSDRQVSAGDVVQPGTALMTVIDPGSMRLEASVPSEQIAAIKRGAPVRFTVSGYPGRTFVGHIEFVSPAADPVTRQIKIDVTIPNDRSDLVAGLFAQGRVASETRTALVAPLTAVDQRGVTPAVLRVKGGRTERVAVQLGMRDDVRGVYEVTAGLSAGDTLLIGAAQGITPGTPVKILLSSDSTAAGR; this comes from the coding sequence ATGACGCCGCTCGGGCGGCGGCGCTACGGATGGGCGGTGCGCGGTGGCGCGGTGGTGGCGTCGGCCGCGATCGTGGTCGCGTGCCGGGGCAACGGCGCCGCGCGCGCGTCGGCGCCGGCGGCCGTCGAGGTGGGGCGCGAGAACGTCGCGGTTGCGGCGGTGGAGCAGCTGCAGAGCGGGCCGGCGGTCTCGGGAACGCTGGAGGCGCGGCAAACTGCGACGCTGCGCGCGGAGGTGGCGGGACCGGTCCTGCAGACGTACGTGGACCGGGGCCAGTCCGTTAGGCGCGGCGCCTTGTTGGCGCGCATCGACGACACCGCGCTCCGCCAGGCGGCGTTGTCCGCGCAGTCTGCGGCGCGCTCGGCCAAGCTGTCGTTGGACAATGCGCAGCGGAACCTGGATCGGTCGGCTGCGTTGGAGAAGGCCGGTGCGATCGCGGAGCGCGATCTGGAATCCGCGCAAAGCGCGCTCGCGGCCGCGGCGGCGGCGAACGAGGACGCGCAGGCTCGGCTCACGCAGGCCCGGCAGACGCTGGACAAGACATTCGTTCGCGCGCCGTTCGACGGGCAGGTGAGCGACCGCCAGGTGAGCGCGGGCGACGTGGTGCAGCCCGGCACGGCGCTGATGACGGTGATCGATCCGGGGAGCATGCGCCTCGAGGCGTCGGTGCCGTCGGAGCAGATTGCCGCGATCAAGCGCGGCGCGCCGGTGCGGTTCACGGTGTCGGGATATCCGGGGCGGACGTTCGTTGGGCACATCGAGTTTGTGAGTCCGGCCGCCGATCCCGTGACGCGGCAGATCAAGATCGATGTGACGATTCCGAACGACCGGAGCGATCTGGTGGCGGGATTGTTCGCGCAGGGGCGCGTGGCGTCGGAGACGCGGACGGCGCTGGTGGCGCCGCTCACCGCCGTGGACCAGCGCGGCGTGACGCCGGCGGTGCTCCGCGTGAAAGGCGGCCGCACGGAGCGGGTGGCTGTACAGTTAGGCATGCGCGACGACGTGCGCGGCGTGTACGAGGTGACGGCGGGGCTGTCGGCGGGCGACACCCTGCTCATCGGGGCGGCCCAGGGCATCACGCCCGGCACGCCGGTCAAGATCCTGCTGTCGTCGGATTCGACGGCGGCCGGTCGTTAG
- a CDS encoding efflux RND transporter permease subunit encodes MFISDFAIKRPIVTITVILALVAFGVASLFRLQTDEFPDIQQPMIAVSISYPGASPDVVEREVVDPIEDAFSSITGIDWQRTTSTSTDGLAQFLVVFDYDKDIQQASQDIRDAISSKREDLPTEMKEPVLSRLDPSEMPVVSLTLTSLTIPPATLTRIADPGIVRDLRAVPGVGEVTVAGGIKREMTVQVHPSDLQANGVSIAEVVQAIGQQNLAAPVGRLNSALEEQSIRLKGRLEDAQDFANLVVAERKGAVIRLGQVASVFDGTEEARTSAMFNGREAVGIDIKKSKGYSTTAVSKAVLEHVARLQRTLPAGAKLEVVQNAGERVQHAVSNVEEALVEGALLTVLVVFFFLNSWRSTVITGLALPVSVLASFIAVWVFGFTLNTMSLLGLSLAIGILIDDAIVVRENIVRHIEMGKNHYEASHEGTNEIGLAVAATTFSIVAVFVPVAFMYGLAGQWFKPFALTIACAVLVSLFVSFSLDPMLSAYWADPQVEAHQHRGFVSRHLERFNAWFERMADGYKHVIGWALDHRAAMIGLAFVSFAGAIALVASQKVGAEFVPVSDRSEIDFIIQTPPGSNLEYTKLKAEEAAGIARAHREVAYTYTTVGTELMGRAPGVDQAQVYVRLVPKAGRSLSQDQLGEILRRELQRIGGATPSVFTSGFGGSIKQIQIQIRGSDQSVLRTFAEQAARVSARVPGAVDVGLSVRGQKPELEVQVNRPLAGSLGITVDQVAQSLRPAFAGLKAGDWVDPSGETRDVTVRLSPESRERAADLSRLPLVVGGGPGAAPVTIPLGQIATVTEGVGPAEIQHLNHEKVVSVEANVQGRPLTEVSKEMNARIAKLELPAGVDITQGAQAQDQAEVYGRMAMALGIAILLMYLILVVQFGSFLDPISILVSLPLSLIGVVLALLVTGSTINIMSLIGVILLMGIVAKNAILLIDFAKWARARGLPLREALIEAGRIRLRPIIMTTLALIAGMLPVAIGFGEGADFRAPLGRAVIGGVITSTLLTLLVIPTVYEILEGWKGALAERFFKRRGTGEFAVPNAEPAHGDD; translated from the coding sequence ATGTTCATTTCCGATTTTGCCATCAAGCGGCCCATCGTCACGATCACGGTGATCCTGGCGCTCGTCGCGTTCGGCGTCGCGTCGTTGTTCCGGCTGCAAACGGACGAGTTCCCCGATATCCAGCAGCCGATGATCGCGGTGAGCATCTCGTATCCCGGCGCGTCGCCCGACGTGGTCGAGCGCGAGGTCGTGGATCCGATCGAAGATGCGTTCTCGTCGATCACGGGCATCGATTGGCAGCGCACGACGTCGACGTCGACCGACGGGCTGGCGCAGTTCCTGGTCGTGTTCGACTACGACAAGGACATCCAGCAGGCGTCGCAGGACATACGCGACGCGATCTCGTCGAAGCGGGAAGATCTGCCCACCGAGATGAAAGAGCCGGTACTGAGCCGGCTCGATCCGAGCGAAATGCCGGTCGTGTCGCTCACGCTCACGTCGTTGACCATTCCGCCGGCGACACTGACGCGCATTGCCGATCCGGGCATCGTGCGCGACTTGCGCGCGGTGCCGGGCGTGGGCGAAGTGACGGTGGCGGGCGGCATCAAGCGCGAGATGACGGTGCAGGTCCACCCGAGCGATTTGCAGGCGAACGGCGTCAGCATCGCGGAGGTGGTGCAGGCGATCGGGCAGCAGAATCTGGCGGCTCCGGTCGGGCGGTTGAACAGCGCGCTGGAGGAGCAGTCGATCCGTCTCAAGGGGCGGCTCGAGGACGCGCAGGATTTCGCCAACCTGGTCGTCGCCGAGCGCAAGGGCGCGGTGATTCGGTTAGGCCAGGTGGCGTCGGTGTTCGACGGCACCGAGGAAGCGCGCACGAGCGCCATGTTCAACGGGCGCGAGGCCGTGGGTATCGACATCAAGAAGTCGAAAGGTTACAGCACGACGGCCGTCAGCAAAGCGGTGCTCGAGCACGTGGCGCGTTTGCAGCGGACGCTGCCGGCGGGCGCAAAGCTGGAGGTCGTGCAGAATGCCGGCGAACGCGTGCAGCACGCGGTGTCCAACGTCGAGGAGGCGCTGGTCGAGGGAGCCCTCCTCACCGTGCTGGTGGTGTTCTTCTTCCTGAATTCGTGGCGATCGACGGTGATCACCGGGCTGGCGTTGCCGGTGAGCGTGCTCGCGTCGTTCATTGCCGTGTGGGTGTTCGGCTTCACGCTGAACACCATGTCTCTGTTAGGCCTGTCGCTTGCGATCGGCATTCTGATCGACGATGCGATCGTGGTGCGGGAGAACATCGTGCGGCACATCGAGATGGGGAAGAACCATTACGAGGCGTCGCACGAGGGGACCAACGAGATCGGGCTGGCGGTGGCGGCCACGACGTTCTCGATCGTCGCGGTGTTCGTGCCGGTGGCGTTCATGTACGGTCTGGCCGGGCAGTGGTTCAAGCCATTCGCGCTCACGATCGCGTGCGCGGTGCTCGTCTCGCTGTTCGTCTCGTTCTCGCTCGACCCGATGCTGTCGGCGTACTGGGCGGATCCGCAGGTGGAAGCGCATCAGCACCGCGGGTTCGTCTCGCGGCACCTGGAGCGATTCAACGCATGGTTCGAGCGGATGGCCGACGGCTACAAGCACGTGATCGGGTGGGCGCTCGACCATCGCGCGGCGATGATCGGATTGGCGTTCGTGAGCTTCGCAGGCGCGATCGCGCTCGTGGCGAGTCAGAAGGTGGGCGCGGAGTTCGTCCCGGTGAGCGACCGGAGCGAGATCGACTTCATCATCCAAACGCCGCCGGGCTCGAACCTCGAGTACACGAAGCTCAAGGCGGAGGAGGCGGCGGGGATCGCGCGCGCGCATCGCGAGGTGGCATACACGTACACGACGGTCGGCACGGAGCTGATGGGCAGGGCGCCGGGCGTGGATCAGGCGCAGGTGTACGTGCGGCTCGTCCCCAAGGCGGGCCGGTCGCTGAGCCAGGATCAGTTAGGCGAGATCCTGCGGCGCGAGCTGCAGCGCATCGGCGGCGCCACGCCGTCGGTGTTCACGAGCGGCTTCGGCGGCTCGATAAAGCAGATTCAGATCCAGATCCGGGGCAGCGACCAGAGCGTGTTGCGGACGTTTGCCGAGCAGGCAGCGCGGGTGTCGGCGCGGGTACCGGGGGCGGTGGACGTCGGATTGTCGGTGCGCGGGCAGAAGCCGGAGCTCGAGGTGCAGGTGAATCGGCCGCTCGCCGGTTCGTTAGGCATAACGGTGGACCAGGTGGCGCAGTCGCTGCGGCCGGCGTTCGCGGGGCTCAAGGCCGGCGACTGGGTGGATCCGTCCGGCGAGACGCGCGACGTGACGGTGCGGCTGTCGCCGGAATCGCGGGAGCGGGCGGCGGACCTGTCGCGGCTGCCGCTGGTCGTGGGCGGTGGACCGGGCGCGGCGCCGGTCACCATTCCGTTAGGCCAAATCGCAACCGTGACCGAGGGCGTCGGGCCGGCCGAGATCCAGCACCTGAACCACGAGAAGGTGGTGAGCGTGGAGGCGAACGTACAGGGGCGGCCGCTCACCGAAGTGTCGAAGGAGATGAACGCGCGCATCGCCAAGCTCGAGCTGCCGGCGGGCGTCGACATCACGCAGGGCGCGCAGGCGCAAGACCAGGCGGAGGTCTATGGCCGCATGGCGATGGCGTTAGGCATCGCGATTCTGCTGATGTACCTCATCCTCGTCGTCCAGTTCGGCTCGTTCCTCGATCCGATCTCGATCCTCGTGTCGCTGCCGCTGTCGCTGATCGGCGTGGTCCTGGCGCTGCTCGTGACCGGCAGCACGATCAACATCATGAGCCTGATCGGCGTGATCCTGCTCATGGGGATTGTGGCGAAAAACGCGATTCTGCTCATCGATTTCGCGAAGTGGGCGCGCGCGCGGGGCCTTCCGCTGCGCGAGGCGTTGATCGAGGCGGGCCGGATCCGGCTGCGGCCCATCATCATGACGACGCTGGCGCTGATCGCGGGCATGCTGCCGGTGGCCATCGGGTTCGGCGAGGGCGCGGACTTCCGGGCGCCGTTGGGCCGGGCGGTGATCGGCGGCGTGATCACGTCGACACTGCTGACCTTGTTGGTCATCCCGACCGTGTACGAGATTCTCGAGGGGTGGAAGGGAGCGTTGGCGGAGCGCTTCTTCAAGCGGCGCGGCACGGGCGAGTTCGCGGTGCCGAACGCCGAGCCGGCGCACGGGGACGACTGA
- a CDS encoding SDR family oxidoreductase, with translation MELKNAKVLVTGGSSGIGLATAKRLASAGAKVAICGRNGERLRAAAKSAGAVAIEADVSREADVARLVETAIRELGGYDTLINNAGFGRFAPLIDMTAADVRSVWETNVLGAMLVARDSARHFVRQQGGNIVNVVSTSGQRGGANGTAYASSKFALAGLTDVWRTELRQYGIRVMQINPSEVLTEFRSNSGRPGGGENPTKLHAEDIADVIASMLMLDDRVLVKDVTVWATNPKD, from the coding sequence ATGGAACTGAAGAACGCGAAGGTCCTGGTGACGGGTGGCAGCTCGGGGATCGGGTTGGCGACGGCGAAGCGCCTGGCGTCGGCTGGCGCGAAGGTGGCGATCTGCGGACGCAATGGCGAGCGGTTGCGCGCGGCGGCCAAGTCGGCAGGCGCCGTGGCGATCGAGGCCGACGTAAGCCGCGAGGCCGACGTCGCGCGGCTGGTCGAGACGGCGATCCGGGAGTTAGGCGGGTACGACACGCTGATCAACAACGCCGGATTCGGCCGGTTCGCACCGCTGATCGACATGACGGCGGCCGACGTCCGGAGCGTGTGGGAGACGAACGTGTTGGGCGCGATGCTGGTGGCGCGGGATTCGGCGCGCCACTTCGTGCGACAGCAAGGCGGCAACATCGTCAACGTGGTGTCCACGTCGGGACAGCGCGGTGGGGCGAACGGGACGGCCTACGCGTCGAGCAAGTTCGCGCTCGCCGGCCTAACGGACGTGTGGCGGACGGAGCTGCGGCAGTATGGCATTCGGGTGATGCAGATCAATCCCAGCGAGGTGCTCACCGAGTTTCGCTCGAACTCGGGGCGGCCCGGTGGCGGCGAGAATCCGACCAAGCTGCACGCCGAGGACATCGCGGACGTGATTGCGAGCATGTTGATGCTGGACGACCGCGTGTTGGTGAAAGACGTCACCGTATGGGCGACGAACCCGAAGGACTGA